In Mycteria americana isolate JAX WOST 10 ecotype Jacksonville Zoo and Gardens chromosome 5, USCA_MyAme_1.0, whole genome shotgun sequence, one DNA window encodes the following:
- the LOC142409844 gene encoding olfactory receptor 2G3-like — protein sequence MENQSVVTEFIFQGLSSQPRTQTVLFIVLLVFYLFTIVGNIMIITVIRADCQLQSPMYFFLANLSFLDICYVSSNIPQMLVNLLTKKRTISFSGCAAQMYFSLAFGMTECVLLGVMAYDRYMAICHPLLYTTVMNRKVCIHMVVASWTSSLLSSMVINSLTLQLPFCGPDILNHYFCEVPAVLALACADTALMELVIFTFSILIVFIPFLLIIASYAHILSATLKIQSAHVQSKAFSTCGSHLTVVTIFYGTAICMYMNPKSRPPQDRDKVVAVFYTIVAPMLNPLIYSLRNKDMKRALRRAMKNCYLLQ from the exons atggaaaaccaaagtGTAGTGACAGAATTCATCTTCCAAGGCCTTTCCTCCCAGCCAAGGACACAGACTGTTCTTTTCATAGTGTTGCTGGTTTTTTATCTGTTCACAATCGTTGGGAACATCATGATCATTACAGTGATCAGAGCTGATTGCCAGTTGCAGTCACCCATGTACTTTTTCCTGGCCAACCTGTCCTTCTTAGACATCTGCTACGTCTCCAGCAACATCCCCCAGATGCTGGTGAACCTCTTGACCAAGAAGAGGACCATCTCCTTCTCTGGATGTGCTGCTCagatgtatttctctctcgctttTGGCATGACAGAGTGTGTTCTGCTTGGGGTCATGGCCTATGATCGATATATGGCCATATGTCACCCCTTGCTCTACACCACTGTCATGAACAGGAAGGTTTGCATTCACATGGTCGTGGCTTCCTGGACCAGCAGCCTGCTGAGCTCCATGGTCATCAACAGCCTCACCTTGCAGCTGCCCTTCTGTGGGCCTGACATCTTGAACCATTACTTCTGTGAAGTGCCAGCAGTGCTGGCCTTGGCCTGCGCCGACACTGCCCTCATGGAGTTGGTCATCTTCACCTTCAGCATCCTCATAGTCTTCATCCCCTTTCTTCTGATCATCGCCTCCTACGCCCATATCCTTTCCGCCACCTTGAAGATTCAATCTGCACATGTGCAATCCAAGGCCTTCTCCACCTGTGGATCCCACCTGACGGTGGTAACCATATTCTATGGGACAGCCATCTGCATGTACATGAATCCTAAGTCAAGGCCTCCACAGGACAGGGACAAAGTGGTTGCAGTGTTTTACACCATTGTAGCCCCAATgctgaaccccctcatctacagcctCAGGAACAAGGACATGAAGCGTGCCCTGAGAAGGGCAATGA AAAACTGCTATCTTCTCCAATAA